A region of Pontiella agarivorans DNA encodes the following proteins:
- a CDS encoding sulfatase family protein, translating into MNRRSFTKWAAVGLTAGTGSVLADKQKRPNLLVIHTDEHNFRTLGCYREQLSEDQAFVWGKGVKVDTPHIDRIANEGAICMNYYATSPVCSPSRASFMSGQYPIKTGTWKNSIPMKDEVVTFAEVLRREGYATSYLGKWHLDGKGHPQFAPQRKFGFEDNRFMWNGGHWKKMAQNDDGSPRVGATNHKGKPTGKLDNADEKSFTTDWLADRSLEILERDRHKPFCLMVSIPDPHSPNTVRKPYDTMFADLPFEPPRTRKRMPAGTLPGWRSSENKNGGQEFDKQKMSGYFGMVKCIDENVGRLLQFLDEKGIADNTIVVFTSDHGDMLYEHDQVNKGQPFDGSARIPFVIRYPKKIKSGKVIHKAYNNTDFAPTILGLMGASFIPSAQGVDCSEDLLSKDQKIFDDRISYMAEANGLWVATVSRKHKLIYSSKGEPFLFDLEKDPDELINFYADPAYKTVLKTMHEALVTRMTMVQGPESKKTKVPVI; encoded by the coding sequence ATGAACAGACGTAGTTTTACAAAATGGGCTGCGGTCGGTTTAACGGCTGGAACCGGCAGTGTACTGGCGGATAAGCAGAAGCGACCGAATCTATTGGTCATTCATACCGACGAACATAACTTTCGCACACTCGGTTGCTACCGTGAGCAGTTGAGCGAAGACCAGGCTTTTGTTTGGGGCAAGGGTGTGAAGGTGGACACTCCGCATATTGACCGCATTGCGAATGAGGGCGCGATCTGCATGAACTATTATGCAACGTCACCGGTTTGTTCTCCATCGCGCGCCTCGTTTATGTCCGGGCAGTATCCGATTAAGACAGGAACCTGGAAAAACAGCATTCCGATGAAGGATGAAGTGGTGACATTTGCAGAAGTGTTACGCCGGGAAGGATATGCCACTTCATATTTGGGCAAATGGCACTTGGATGGTAAAGGACATCCGCAGTTTGCTCCGCAGCGCAAATTTGGTTTCGAGGACAACCGCTTCATGTGGAACGGTGGCCATTGGAAAAAGATGGCGCAGAATGACGACGGTTCGCCCAGGGTCGGGGCAACAAACCACAAGGGTAAACCGACCGGCAAGTTGGACAATGCCGACGAAAAATCATTCACCACCGACTGGCTCGCTGATCGATCGCTCGAAATCCTGGAACGGGATCGTCATAAGCCATTCTGTCTGATGGTTTCGATTCCCGACCCGCATTCCCCCAATACCGTGCGAAAACCATACGATACCATGTTTGCGGATCTCCCTTTCGAGCCGCCGCGTACCAGGAAAAGGATGCCAGCGGGCACGCTCCCGGGCTGGCGTTCATCGGAGAATAAGAATGGCGGCCAGGAGTTTGATAAGCAAAAGATGAGCGGATACTTCGGTATGGTGAAGTGCATCGATGAGAATGTCGGGCGGCTTCTCCAGTTCCTGGACGAAAAGGGGATAGCTGACAATACCATTGTGGTCTTTACCTCCGACCATGGTGACATGCTTTACGAGCACGACCAGGTGAACAAAGGGCAACCGTTTGATGGTTCTGCCCGCATCCCGTTCGTGATCCGCTATCCGAAAAAGATCAAGTCGGGCAAAGTCATTCACAAGGCGTATAATAATACTGATTTTGCGCCGACCATATTGGGCCTTATGGGTGCATCATTCATTCCGAGTGCGCAGGGAGTTGATTGCTCTGAGGATTTGTTAAGCAAGGATCAAAAGATTTTCGATGACCGCATCTCCTATATGGCGGAGGCCAATGGTTTGTGGGTGGCAACGGTCAGTCGGAAACATAAGCTGATCTATTCCTCGAAAGGCGAACCCTTCCTGTTCGATCTTGAAAAGGATCCGGATGAGTTGATTAATTTCTATGCCGATCCCGCGTATAAGACTGTTCTAAAAACTATGCACGAAGCCCTGGTGACAAGAATGACGATGGTCCAGGGGCCTGAGAGCAAAAAAACGAAAGTTCCAGTGATTTAA